GCCCCGGCTTCGCCCCTGGTCCAGCCCGCCGACACACAGTTGATCGCCCGCGCCATGGCCGCTGTTTCCCTGGAAAAATTCGAAGAGGCCTCGGGGTACGTGTCCGCATTGTCCAACGAGACGGTACGCGCCTTCTGGACCTCGGTCATGTCCTTCCTCAATAACGGCAACCCACCGAAAGATCTTGAAGTATTTCTTAAGGACAACTATCTCAAAGCCCACGCATTCTGGGCAGGCAACGTTCTTGCCCCCTATTCCAAGTCACGGACCGAATGGTTCCTGGGCAATCCGGATTCGGCGGCCTGGACCAAATTCCGCAACAATATCCTAACCATGACCCCTGAGGAAGCGGAAAAGGCCATCGACAACGAGCTCGGCTCCATGCTCATCTCCGAGCAGACCACGACCTTGCTGCGCAACTTCAAGCTTGCCCTGTCACTGTCCAACGGCAATCAGCAAGTCGCTGCAACAAGCTGGAATTCAATAGATAAAAAGACACTGCCCATCTGCTTGCGGCTGGCCGGAGTGTTGGCCTTCAAGGATGACTTGAACAAAGTGCTGCCCAATAATCCGGCCAAGGCCTTTGCCCTGTATCCGGTGTTGACCACTCTTTCCGGCGCGGCGGGCGTGGACGTCCATCCCGAGACCGAGGCCCCCTTCTGGACCACAGCCCCGGCCGACCGGCTGCAAGCCTTGTCCGAGGGGCAATATCCTCTGGACCGGCTGCTCCGCATGGCTTGGTGGCAACAACGTTTTGCGGCCGAGCCGTCCACCGATCTAGCCAAACGCGCCGCCTACCTCTTCGACGATTCGTCCTTCGGCATCCGCAGCCTGATCTTCCTGGCCGATGACGCGGTCAAGGCCAAGAACCTGCAACTCGGGGCCTTTTACCTGAACCGCATTGACGAACCCGCCCTGCCGCCCGAACTGCGCATGGCCTGGCTGGACATCAAGACCCGCCTGGAGCTGGATGCCGGACATCAGGGCAAGGCGCTGGAAACCTATCAGGAGATGACCAAGACCGGGGAGCCCATTCCGGTCATGACCCGGCTGCGCATGGCCCTGCTCTATCAGCAGCGCCGGGATTACGAGACCGCCCAAAAAGAACTGCTGGTCATGTGGGACCAGCGGGCGTCCATGACCACCGCCTTGCAGGCCGAGACCCTGTTCTGGCTCGGCGAGGGAGAACAGGCCATGCGCAACCCGGACAAGGCGCTGGATTATTACCTCAAACTCGCCTGGCAATATCCCCAGGAGAACATCTGGTGCCTGACCGCCATGTACCGCGCCTCTCTGATTTATGAAAAGCGGGGCAAATACGAAACCGCCAAACGGCTGCTCGGCACCGTGGTGCGCAATGCCTCCCGCAAGGAGCAACGCGTGGCCGCCCAGGCCCGCATCGACGCCATAGACAAAAAGATGGGCACGGAAAACGGCAAGGGGGAAAGCTCCCTGGCGTATCCCTTCTAGGCAATGAGCGCCCGATTCACAACGGAATCTGTCCGGCAGGGGGCCCTGCTCACCCTGCCGGTGGCCCTCAGCGTTTTTGTCTATGGGCTGGTCTATGGGCTGCTCACCCGCCAGGCCGGGCTGACCCTGGCGGAATCAGCACTGTCCAGCGGCCTGATTTTCGCCGGATCGTCCCAATTCGTGGTCCTGGATATGTGGTCGCATCCTCTGCCTATAACCACTCTTGTTTTCACTGCATTCATAGTCAACCTTCGCCAAGTGCTCATGGGCGCGTCCCTGGCGCCCTGGATGCGGGGACTGCCTCCGCGCACCACCCTCCCCTTGTTCTTCCTGCTGACCGACGAGAGTTGGGCCATGACCTACGGGGCCGTAAGCCGGGGGAAAGCGGACATGGGCTTCCTGCTGGGCAGCGGCCTGCTTATCTGGGCCGCCTGGATGGGAGCCACCGTTACCGGCAGGCTGGCCGGGGCCGCCATCCCAGATCCCGAAACCTGGGGGCTTGACTTCGCTTTCACCGCCGTTTTCATTTCCCTCTTGGCCGGGCTGTGGAAGGGCAAGGGCGACATCCCGCCTTGGCTCGTGGCCGCAGTGGCCGCCCTTGCGGCCCATCATTTCCTGCCCGGCAAATGGTATATCGTGATCGGCGGATTGGCCGGAAGCCTGACGGGTCTCTGGGGGAACAATGCGGACCGATAGCCTCGTCGCCATCCTCGCCATGGCCGCCGTGACCTATCTGACCCGGATAGGCGGGCCGTGGATGGTGCGCCTGGTCCAGGGCAACCGGCGGGTCGAGGCCTGCCTGTCACGGCTGCCGGGCTCCATTCTGGCCTCCCTGCTTGCGCCCCTAGTCTTTGCGGCCGGGTCTCCCGAAGTCGTGGCCTCGGCCGTGACCCTGTTGGTGTCCGCGCGCGTCAAGAGCATGCCCCTGGCCCTGATCGCGGGCGTAGGCACCCTGGCCATTCTCCGCCGCCTGATGTAAACCGCTTGTGCGGGCCATCGTCCTTTCTTTGAAATCAAGACAATTGATTACAGGATGTTGACCGTATTACTAAGCAAGCTATACACACCCGAAACCGACCTGCTCCCGGTCAGAAAAAACCGCATGCACATAGAATCCGTCAAAAAATCCGAGTACCCCGAACTGCTCGTCGTATGGGAGGCTTCAGTCCGCGCTACCCACCATTTCCTCGAAGAGGCGGACATCGACGCCCTGCGTCCGCTCATCCTTGAACAATATTTCGATGCCGTTGAACTGCACTGCGTGCGCGACGGAGATGGAACCATCATCGGTTTCAGCGGCACCGCCAACAACAACTTGGAGATGCTCTTTGTCTCCCCTGCCCATCGGGGACAGGGGGTGGGAACCGCCTTGTGCGGCCACGCCATCCGTCACGGCGTGACCCGGGTGGACGTCAATGAACAGAACCCCCAGGCCCTTGGCTTTTACGAACACCTTGGCTTTGAGGTGGTCGCCCGTTCCCCCCAGGACCAACAGGGCCGCCCCTTCCCCCTGCTCCACCTGACGCTACGCCGGCCCTGATTCGGTCCATCCCCATAACGCCAGGCGCGCCCCTATCGCACGATCCGGATGCCCTTTCCGCCTGTCGTCCCTTTCGCCTGATAACCTTGCGATCAGGCCGACGAAAAAAACAAAGGGGCGCAACCGGTTGGCTGCGCCCCTTTGTGATCATCCATAACCGAAATCAGGAATAAAGGCGGCTCTGCTCACTGGCTGCACGAATGGTTTCGCTCAGGACTGCGGCATTAACGGGTTTGCTCAGGGAGGCGAAGGCCCCCATGTTCAGACAGGTCTGGCACTCCTGCTCGGCCCCCTGCTCGGCGAGCACCAGAACCTGAGTTCTGGGATGATCGCGTCTAATCCGACGCAGCACTTCGGCCCCGTCAAGGCTGGGCAGATCGAGCATAAGTACCTCGGGTTCGTTGTCGCGAACCGCGAAAAAGGCGGCCTTGCCGTCGTACACGGCAAAGGAACCTGGCTCGGCAGCCTGCAACCGCTCGGACAGGGTCTGGAAAAACTTGCGTTTCTTATTGTCGAGCAGCGTCCGGGTCTGCTTGCGGCGCATGCGCGCATAGGCCTCGGCCTGATGGTATTCCTTGCCCAGTCCGATCTCCACGCTGCCCACGCCCTCGAAGCCGGAGACCAATTCACACAGGGTCCGTGAAATCTGCTCGAGCATGCTCCGGTGGTCGTTGACCGCCAGGGAAACGAACCCCTTGCGCACGTATATTGAAATATCCAGTTCATCCCGGGGCAACGCCTTGCGTACCGCGAGGGCCAGTTCGCGGTCGGACTCGCTGACGCCGATGCAATCGGCCGCGCGGGCCATGCCCGGGTGACGCTGACATGGAATCACCTGATAGACGTCGGTCGAATTGTAGCGGCGGCCCACACCGATCTCCACGCCCCGCACCCCTTCGACGGCGGACACGGCGTCGTACAGGCGATGGGTGGCGTTGCGCAAGGTCCGCTCATGGCTGTCGAAACGCAGGGTCAGCGCCCGTTTGAAAGCGGAGACAGTAAGGTCGTGGCCCCGCCGCGCAAGCTGCGCCTGGACCGAGGCGGCCAGCAGAAAATCCTCTAAAGCCTGGCGCGAGGCCGGACTGTCCTGAACCGCGCGATTGGCCAATTGTTCCACGATCAGGCAGGCGCTCTCCTTGATCCCGACGGCCCCCACCGGGACGACGACATCGTGCAGGTCCCGGCACCACGGATCGTTGCATTCTGTAACACTCAGCACCCACGCGCCCCGGA
This sequence is a window from Desulfovibrio sp. Huiquan2017. Protein-coding genes within it:
- a CDS encoding tetratricopeptide repeat protein; its protein translation is MTARIAFSLLTVFLVLTGLNPALAEEKQSFQQWLEHYRAWDRLEQEYSQESAADTPEAVLKRAQVYLNLNSPAKALEIVEMTPAFTGKNEADRLWIGGQAHRGLGDLTKAVLWYTQATKFLSDDEIKARFKAEPDLAAIWHDVWLKMYWSWLANHTLSRDSQKEALDAIMAAGRKVWENNFWNGVNSLMQPNAPKAKVPAASPAAPASPLVQPADTQLIARAMAAVSLEKFEEASGYVSALSNETVRAFWTSVMSFLNNGNPPKDLEVFLKDNYLKAHAFWAGNVLAPYSKSRTEWFLGNPDSAAWTKFRNNILTMTPEEAEKAIDNELGSMLISEQTTTLLRNFKLALSLSNGNQQVAATSWNSIDKKTLPICLRLAGVLAFKDDLNKVLPNNPAKAFALYPVLTTLSGAAGVDVHPETEAPFWTTAPADRLQALSEGQYPLDRLLRMAWWQQRFAAEPSTDLAKRAAYLFDDSSFGIRSLIFLADDAVKAKNLQLGAFYLNRIDEPALPPELRMAWLDIKTRLELDAGHQGKALETYQEMTKTGEPIPVMTRLRMALLYQQRRDYETAQKELLVMWDQRASMTTALQAETLFWLGEGEQAMRNPDKALDYYLKLAWQYPQENIWCLTAMYRASLIYEKRGKYETAKRLLGTVVRNASRKEQRVAAQARIDAIDKKMGTENGKGESSLAYPF
- a CDS encoding AzlC family ABC transporter permease, which encodes MSARFTTESVRQGALLTLPVALSVFVYGLVYGLLTRQAGLTLAESALSSGLIFAGSSQFVVLDMWSHPLPITTLVFTAFIVNLRQVLMGASLAPWMRGLPPRTTLPLFFLLTDESWAMTYGAVSRGKADMGFLLGSGLLIWAAWMGATVTGRLAGAAIPDPETWGLDFAFTAVFISLLAGLWKGKGDIPPWLVAAVAALAAHHFLPGKWYIVIGGLAGSLTGLWGNNADR
- a CDS encoding AzlD domain-containing protein codes for the protein MRTDSLVAILAMAAVTYLTRIGGPWMVRLVQGNRRVEACLSRLPGSILASLLAPLVFAAGSPEVVASAVTLLVSARVKSMPLALIAGVGTLAILRRLM
- a CDS encoding GNAT family N-acetyltransferase; protein product: MHIESVKKSEYPELLVVWEASVRATHHFLEEADIDALRPLILEQYFDAVELHCVRDGDGTIIGFSGTANNNLEMLFVSPAHRGQGVGTALCGHAIRHGVTRVDVNEQNPQALGFYEHLGFEVVARSPQDQQGRPFPLLHLTLRRP
- a CDS encoding response regulator codes for the protein MTAITVFNGLFCNAEPVVEQVLKIAGYRLVDDREIIADAARLSGLSQARIAEALPGGMSAVDDAECGREQAVSWLRLAVAEKLAGEENLVLWGYASLLPPPGIDSLLRVCLISEMSDRLWTARREQRLSEAAARELIHADDEIRGAWVLSVTECNDPWCRDLHDVVVPVGAVGIKESACLIVEQLANRAVQDSPASRQALEDFLLAASVQAQLARRGHDLTVSAFKRALTLRFDSHERTLRNATHRLYDAVSAVEGVRGVEIGVGRRYNSTDVYQVIPCQRHPGMARAADCIGVSESDRELALAVRKALPRDELDISIYVRKGFVSLAVNDHRSMLEQISRTLCELVSGFEGVGSVEIGLGKEYHQAEAYARMRRKQTRTLLDNKKRKFFQTLSERLQAAEPGSFAVYDGKAAFFAVRDNEPEVLMLDLPSLDGAEVLRRIRRDHPRTQVLVLAEQGAEQECQTCLNMGAFASLSKPVNAAVLSETIRAASEQSRLYS